The genomic interval GGGTCACAAAGACACTGAAACAGCTCTTTCTTTGAAGAAAACTTCAGAGGAGAGACCGAACTCAATACTATCTCAGGATAATCCGGAGGTAGAAAACTTTCCCAAACCACATCCGAATCAACTGCTGATCGAAAAGTCGATGAAACCAACGATGACCTGAATGCATCTTCTGGGGTAGTGAAGGAAAGGATAGCAGAAAGACAATCTTCTGGCAACATGCTGTAGTTTATCCAATACTTCAATGGTTTTCCAACTTCAAAACTGTTTTGCTAACACTGAAGccacaaaaaaatcaaaatttatgaGAGAATTGTGTTTGGGTCACACCTGAGAGAGGTCTCTTTCAGTGCGAAGAGGCTATGACGCTTGTGGAATTCTGGTTTGATACCTTGAAAGGCGTCAGGTTTGAAAGATTTATGTGAGGTCATTGCTTGAAATATATgcataataaataaatcaaagagCAGCTCATTCTTTTGTCAATTATCGTTTCAGGCTGACCGGAAAAGGCATCTtggatataaaaaaaataatattaaactcCAGAAACAAAACAACCAGACCCCAGAAGTCGACAACCTCCTCAAGGGAAGGAAGACTTTGACCTTTGAAGGGATAAGGCTGTATTGGCCAGCTACAAAGCTGAATGActattgttttttttcctcAGATAAAATAAGATTTCTATTAATAATCCGAATTAGATACCATTTTGGTGAGAAtcacaaaatttgaaaaagcaGATCAAAGGACCTGCCTGGTAATACAAAAGTTGAAACAAACACGTATTTGACATTGAACACAACTGGTGATACAATagtaagaaaaaaacattGGGTGGCACAGCAATTTGCAAGTAATCAATCCAAGGAAAAGGTTTGATCCACTTACAATTCTACCAAATTTTTTGTTAGTATGAACAAAACAAGGGGTGGTACACAATTTGCAAGTAATCAATCCAAGGAAAAAGTTTGATCCACTTATAATTCTACCAAATTTTTTGGTAACCTGTTCGGTTCAtaccagaaagaaaaattaagaagtattaatattttccAAAGTTACATTTAGATTCTAGAATATATCGGTGTTTTGTACTCAATGCAATAAATTTGACTTAATACTGCATCTTGTTCCTTGGTAACAAACactattaaatattaaatactATTAAAACTCAGATAAGAAAGCCACGAGCTCTTATTGCTAGGAACAGGACCACTGGAAGGTGAATGACTCACTTAGTACGACAATAAACTTTATTCTAACTCGTGGACAATGTGTTCATCTATTTTTAGAATTAAAGATCCCTAATGTAATAGACTAAACTAGGTTATTGTTCTTGTTCCTCACACTTGTTTGAGGAAAAGACAAATCCCAAGTCCCAACAGGTCTGTTGATGACAGAAATTTCTAGCCACTCCTTGTCTGAAGGTGGAAGATCAAGCGTGGTGgagattattataatttttcaagttaTAATTAAGGGAGAATTTCGATAATCTTACAAGTATCAAGATACCCAAAATTATGGTATTTGGTAATATGTTTTATgctaaaaggaaaattagTCTTTAGTAataactttaattttcttcGACATCTATGTTTAATAACCTAGCATCATTAAGTCATGCACCTAATAATTTgattcaataataaataaatgtatctctttactcaaaaataattgaatttaaaattttgttgttaTAATTCAATAAGTTCacttcatacaattcatattTAGACATGCAAAGCTAATGATTCAAATTGAGTATCAGGGTACCTAAACTTTTGatatttattagttttgttttacgctaaaaggaaaattaatactaataaaaatttcttaaattgataattttctCCGACATTTAAGTCTAAAAGaaactagaagcattaagtTGTGTAACCGATAATTTGATTCAATGATAAATGTATCTCTCTAGTCAAAGATATGGGTCCATAAATTTATAGTTATAATTCAATAAACTCACTTCCTGCAATCTATATTGAGACATGCAAAACTAATGATTGGTATGGAAAATATTTCGCCTTTTTAAATAGGTAAGGCATTAATCACATGGCAACGTTGGATGTGTGGTGATATGCCCCTAGTAAGGTACAAGTTGTTATTATGTGCCTTTCATATATATTTCGTTTCTGAAAGGTCAAGAAATTAAGGGCCTTAGGATGATGAAAAGGTTTCCCCACAGTGACAACAACCCACCGAAACATATCTTCCTCTCTAGTTAATTTCTTCATCCCAACAATGATAAAGTTTAATCTTGTTTTGCTAATTCACCCCCAAAAGAAATACATAgttttgataataaaaataaatatcttggatataattaattaagtatgCTGCATGCTGTGACGATAGAATTACTATATATTAAGCTTGCAAAAGCCAAAATCAAAGGGAAGATGTCGCCTTTATCACAAGGATCATTTTCCGCAATAATATCGTATGTTGGATGTTGCATACATagattttaagtaaaatatactaacattttcaaattttaaacataattctacgtaagtttattagttttcaaaataaatattatgttttagaCGTGTAAACGGTGTTAATGTCTaaatatgaaatgtttaaaataccttattctttttccactcttttcttttttctttggctTGCCAATGACACTCTTTTACATGAGTCGACCACTTTACAACCAAATCTCCCCAAGGGAGCACCGGATTGTACTCCCTAGCACCGATTTTCTTCGAGAGCACCGATTGTGGTGCTCCCTAAATCATGCTTTTCAAAGGAGCATCGAGATGCACACTCCTTGGTTGGGGGTGGCCGGCCGGTGAGAGGTAGgatagatttttttaaaaaaaaaattataatttggtaattttaaaaattaatcaaaaataaaattatttttttaatattatcacgttatcaaataaataaaaattttaatggtTGACTAACGATTGGATGTGTATGTCAAACGGAAGATATTCTTTTGAAGCGAAgtgtttattttgaaaattaatggaCCCATGTGAAATTATAGTTAAAATTTGAGGATGTTAGTGTATCTCACCCatagatttttaatttttatgaaaattaagtgTAGAGGAAAGAGTTGAAAGATATTCAAATTTGAGGGCATTTGCTTGAAATAACTTGAACAAACGTGCATATTTTATACCAATAGAAAATATATAGATGCAGTCATTTGCCTGACGGCTGATGGCTGGTTCCTAATTGCTCATATCTGGTTCATGTGTCATGCTGTATATTTGGTTCCTTCTCATTGAGAATTTGgaacaagaaattaaatatatgtacatcaattgagcttgaatttttttttccgcCTCTCTATGCAAATTTTGTGGAAATCACTGCTTAATTTCTGCTCTGCAATCTTGGGTTAATTTTGCAATCTTGGATTTATCGTAAGGGAATTTTATATGTTACGGTTcgattataatatttataagatagtaatttcacaaaatgattatggatatttttatctaaaaacattttttgaTCTATTCCGACTCATGTAAAGTAATTAatatcaagagaaaattgatattaactACTCAAAGAGTAAAGGAAATGGTCATTCTATCCTTAAAAATTGAACTAAATACGAGACAGATCATTCACTTGGAATAATGATAGAATACAATAATCATTCCATCGAACCAAACATGCTGTGAAAATCAGAGGTAAATGAAAGTAAATTTCAGTGAACCATACGCGTTATTAGAGCCAATAATGAATAGGAGCCGAAGCCCAAGCTCCCTTTTTGCAGGCAAATTGGCCCAAGATCCTTTACTCCCAGAGTCTAAAATCCTTTTTTGCATAAAGCTAGCCAAGATCCTTAACCCCAAAGTCCAAGGTCCCttttgcatgaaaattagCCCAAGATTCTTAACCATTTTTTTGGGTACGTAGCCCAAAAACCTGGTTAGTATTTTCTGGTAGTTGGTTCTTTTAACCTTCCGTTACCTTTTGGCGCCTTATCTGTTTCTTACACTAACCGCAAATCTTCAAGCTTTTCTGCTTCCTTCGACATCCATGGCTTTAACTCAAAACTTAAAACCCACCATTTCCTTatccctctcttcctttcaTCGCCactcttctttctctcctttttttccACTCAATTCCCAGACAAAACCATTCTTTTACAGCTCAAGAATCCATACTCTCAGACCCCCATCTCTCACTCTCACGTTCTCCAGAAGATTGTTCCTTCTCCCTTCGGTTTCTAGAATCTGGGATGCTTTGACTGGCAATAACAATGCAAGGGAAGCTGTAATTGCCATAAGACGAGGAATGCTACTGTTTAGACAGGTAAAAAGACATGGTTTCTTCTTTCAGTTTCATTTgattcttcatttttgtttctgttatttatgaaattttttttcttcttgttagGGTGATGTGTCAGGTTCTTTAGCGGAGTTTGACAAGGCAATTGAGTTGGATTCTCGACAAAAAGCATGTAAGTTCCCAACAAAAGATTCCAGATTGTCcccttttttgtcatttaataatgccttttattttatttttttattacaatgtCCATGATAGATCTTTGGCAAAGGGGGCTTTCATTGTACTATCTTGATAGGTACTAGTTCTATCCTTCTGCATTTACCTTTGCTCTGCTTATGCTAATCATCGAACAGAAAAGGAATGAAATTTCAcaaattttgatcttttttatgcttaattcagcttgattttatgtttctatgttttgattttgtttgttCTTCTCATTTTACTTGGACTAAGGTAAAAGGGGGAAATACTTATTGTGTTCAGTATTTGGTATAAATTGTGAAGAGATTGAGGTGGGGTTTTGGTTCTCTTTAGGTATGAAGAAGGTGCAGAGCAGTTTAGATTAGATGTTGCACAGAACCCAAATGATACTGAGGAATCAATATGGTGCTTTCTATGTGAAGCTCAATTATATGGAGTAGATGGTGCAAGGCAAAGCTTTCTTGAGGTACGTGCGTATAGAATACATAAGGCTAATAAGGTAGTAAATAAGCCTTATGACGAATGagcttttgaatatttaaagaaCTATGTATCACCTCATCATTCACCACTCAGAGTTCCAACACTAAAGCACAGCATCATAGTCTTGATGAGTTTAGATGAGCTGTCGTTGTGCTGATTGCAAAAAGTGATAGCTACATTGTGTTTAAGGTTGAGGGAATggtatgtgtgtgtgtgtgtgtttatATATAAGTGAAACTTATACTGATCCACATTTTAAATGAATAGACCAGTGCAAGTAGtgtaattgatttttttctaaatgCAGGTTGGCAGAGATCCAAGACCTGTCATGCTGGAAGCTTATAACATGTTTAAAGATGAAGGTGATCCAGAAAAGGTATTGATTGAGTTGACAACTTCAAATTTGCTTGTCGCCATGCTTTGTACCCCCTTTTCTCTCTTACTCTCCCTTTCCGTACTACTTTCCTTGAAAACAAGTAACCAAAGTAACATTTGCTTTTATTTCCATATTTCTAACTAAacaattaattttgttatatagCTCGTTGCTGCTTTCTCCAATGGCCAGGAGAATGAGTATTTCTATGCTTCTTTATATGCAGGGCTTTACTATGAATCTCAGGTTTGTTCTGATCCttcaatttgttttctttagaAGGTGTGTGTAATACTTGGTAAATGCTAATGACCCATGAACATGTTTGATGTTTCAAGCAAGACTGATTATCATGTTTTCATTGCTTACAAATTGTTCGTATTCTTAGAATTGTTGATTACTGGTTTTCACCTTGCAGAAGAAACCAGATGCAGCCAAAGTTCACATGCTTTCAGCATGTCAGTCTCCTTATGGACAAAGGTTTGAAGTGAGAATATGTTCACATTTCTGACCACAGCAACTAATAGTAATATAACATTGTTACACATTGCGCAATTTTATCTCAGGTCCGATGATTATATGGCTTCCCTTGCCAAGGTTCACTGTCTCTGTCGAAATTGGAGCCCTGAGTGAATACCTTGCTCAAGCTTCgtcaaaatgaaaatgaatgtcGGTTCAGAGCAAAAAGTTATTAGATCACCATAAACGACACACCAATGAGGTAAGCTGAGCTGGATTCTGAGATAATATGTGAATAACAAAAGCTGTATCAtacatttcaatttttgatATTCTCAGTATGAACTGTTTTTGAGTATTTAATTAGGAGTTCCAAAGAAGACAAATCCGCAAAGCATTGTAAATGTTTTAACCCAGGTTACATTGCTGCAATTCAGTGTTGCATAGTGATTATTAAATTCTGACTCGTGCAGaatcaatatatcaatacAAAACCTCTatgtatttgtttttcttttttctgttgTCTGTTTCAGCTTCCATTTGAAACTCTAGCAACCACTACAATCAAAAGAACTGGACACAAAGTTTGTCTGTAAACTATGATATTGCTATATTTCTGTAGGAAACTCATGTGCTTCAGCTGttaatgatttttcatttgaacACAGAAATTTTTCtgtcataaaaaatttataaagaatGCTTCAGATCAGTCTTAACACCAACTAAATGTCATTGGCTAATCCTTATTACACCACCCCACTCTATCCAAAGGgacaaaattttgatttattgaaaGATTTTAACAGCAGGCAGTTGAAAAAAACTTCTGCATAGAATTGAGTATTGAGCATTCGTATCAAGAAGCAACAAGACGATgctttaattttctctctgAAATGGACTGATCTTCATTTGTTCATGAAGGTTAGACGAGAGTCAGTGTCAGTACTGCTAGGAATCATCCAAGTTTGTGTGCAATGAATAGTtgacatttaaaaaaagacaAGCTTTGAAGCCTGTTGACAGTGACTAATTAGTTCTTAAGGTAAGCCATGGAAATCTAGGGATGAGTCAAATCAATTTAGACCAATTATCTACTCAAATCAAATACTTTTTGAGTAAAACGGTTCAGTTTAATTGatttattgaattaattaatctaAAATGTTTGgtctaattgattttttggtcGGTTctcgattttaaaatttttgaaccaaTCCACTCAAAAAATCAAActagtttttttatatatttatatatatatatatattaatatatctaatattttttatatatattaagaagaattgctagtaaacttaattaataatatacttaaaatatattagggtattatatatacatatacaaatcataatcttagcaatttaatattagttatatatatttatttataaatttgtattaatataaaattataagttatatattttaaattatataacttatatgttaatattataatatatcatattaaatattctacatattaatatattataattattacactttaataatatttcgtgatataaaatgttatgaatatatataaaactgtataaatatattatatatacatatatttatttatatgattacataaCTGtataaatgttatgaatatacatatatttaatctatacataaacattactataatttaaaataatttttatttatatgattacacttAATAACTTTGTTAGTTATCACCTTAGtactttataatatattatttNattatatatacatatatttaatttatacataagtattactataatttataataaactctatttatatgattatactTAATAACTTTATTCGTTATCAACTttgattttataacatattgtttataattagttattatttatacaaactttgatataaaacattataacaCATAAGTTATGtcattaattttatctatatatatataataaagtcatctattatatatatatatatatatatatatttaatttataaattaacattatataacttataataaacttaatttatatgattatataaaagattttaacATATGATTtgtatcattaattatatatatatattataaagtaatatattatatataaatattttcaatttatacaCAAGCAttactataacttataataaactttatttatatgattatactTAACAAGTTTATTAGCTATCACTTTAGATTTTATCGCATATTgtttgtaattaattattatttatataaactttgatataaaatattataacatttaagttgtgtcattaatttcatatatgtatgtatataataaaataatatattatatatttatatatttaatttatacataatatgtataatttattattatggatgaagtttataagtattgtaatttgtaaaaaaaaaagtgataaaattttagtttattggttcaaaatcagatcaataaaataaattttatatttgattagtttgattttttttatttaatcaattttgattattttttaaaaataattgattcaATTAGTCTTTAAATATGATAGATTAAACTACTCATTTATTCCCTATTGAAAAAGTTTATGACCTACcccttttaaaatttatcttaACCACAACTCTGGGGAATTTCGGCTTTGTCCTCATCTTAAAAGAACTGCTTGATAATTCCGTAAACAGGTAACAACTAGCCTTGGCTTCAGGTTTGTTTTTTGGGATGGTGTGGAGCACAGCAGCCTCGGTCCTTGGGGTGGCTTTTACCTTGCACAGTATCGCAGTTGCTTTGACTCATGGTTTTAtcttacaaaaaatatttcactTTAATACATTACGGACGTGAGATTCATAAATCTCTTACGTACCGTGCGATAGAATCAAATGATTTAGCCGTGTAGGACAAAATGCTTTATGATTAGcattagttttcttttcttttctcttttcctggGATGGAACACAGaatcaactaaaaaaataCTTGGCAGATGCTGCCAACCAtcattgtgtttttttttttttggattaaaaTAAGACGAATTTTAAGCATATGGGGATCTCAAACATATGCCCTTTTCAGCATATTCTCCTGTGGCAGCACAAAAAGAGAAGGATATTCTTTAGAAGCAATACTGCCACAGCATATGCCGTGTTAAGCTGCAGTTCTGAACTTACAGATAAAACGTCATGACATCAGAGTCCAATTTGACTAAATTACCTGCTGCTTCATTCTCTCAACATGGGCTGTGAAAGAACTTTTTTATTCACTGGACGAGACCAACATTCAATCTAAAACCGAAATGGGATTTCTTTGAACGTCACCCTAATGATGAATTCTACCGAAATCCGTCTTATATGATGCTGTTCAAACGAATTTGCTTAGCGGATAAAATCAGTAAAAGGAATTCTAGTTTCTCTTTATGGCAAGGGAAATCAATCAAATCTCTATGCAACTGGGTTtaaaacatgacacatggctACCAAACCTGTTGTCATCTGACGTGTCGCCGGCTCATCTCATCTGACCAAAAGAATTCCATGCAATCTCAAGTCATGGTAGCACCACTGTCCTCCCTTCCCGGTGAATATAACCTTCAAAGTCTGGTAATATTAACTGAAAGGAAACTGCATAAACTATTGCTCTGTTCTTTCTGCAAGTTTTCTTTCCACAAGCAAAGAA from Theobroma cacao cultivar B97-61/B2 chromosome 5, Criollo_cocoa_genome_V2, whole genome shotgun sequence carries:
- the LOC18600514 gene encoding uncharacterized protein LOC18600514 isoform X1; the protein is MALTQNLKPTISLSLSSFHRHSSFSPFFPLNSQTKPFFYSSRIHTLRPPSLTLTFSRRLFLLPSVSRIWDALTGNNNAREAVIAIRRGMLLFRQGDVSGSLAEFDKAIELDSRQKAYLWQRGLSLYYLDRYEEGAEQFRLDVAQNPNDTEESIWCFLCEAQLYGVDGARQSFLEVGRDPRPVMLEAYNMFKDEGDPEKLVAAFSNGQENEYFYASLYAGLYYESQKKPDAAKVHMLSACQSPYGQRSDDYMASLAKVHCLCRNWSPE
- the LOC18600514 gene encoding uncharacterized protein LOC18600514 isoform X2 — encoded protein: MALTQNLKPTISLSLSSFHRHSSFSPFFPLNSQTKPFFYSSRIHTLRPPSLTLTFSRRLFLLPSVSRIWDALTGNNNAREAVIAIRRGMLLFRQGDVSGSLAEFDKAIELDSRQKAYLWQRGLSLYYLDRYEEGAEQFRLDVAQNPNDTEESIWCFLCEAQLYGVDGARQSFLEVGRDPRPVMLEAYNMFKDEGDPEKLVAAFSNGQENEYFYASLYAGLYYESQKKPDAAKVHMLSACQSPYGQRFEVR